One Dromiciops gliroides isolate mDroGli1 chromosome 3, mDroGli1.pri, whole genome shotgun sequence DNA segment encodes these proteins:
- the LOC122745709 gene encoding NADH dehydrogenase [ubiquinone] 1 beta subcomplex subunit 1-like produces the protein MVNLIQAVRDHWVHIPVPMGFVVGYYLDKRSDEKLTTFRNKSMLFKGELKPNEEVTWK, from the coding sequence ATGGTGAATTTGATTCAGGCTGTGCGTGACCACTGGGTTCATATCCCGGTACCAATGGGATTTGTTGTTGGCTATTATTTAGACAAGAGGAGTGATGAAAAACTAACCACTTTTAGGAATAAGAGCATGTTATTTAAAGGGGAACTGAAACCTAATGAAGAAGTTACCTGGAAATAA